A single region of the Gopherus evgoodei ecotype Sinaloan lineage chromosome 3, rGopEvg1_v1.p, whole genome shotgun sequence genome encodes:
- the GCM1 gene encoding chorion-specific transcription factor GCMa — MLKAADDIMDQEDSTSQSGEMTSWDINDIKLPQDVKQTDWFQEWPDSYVKHIYSSDDKNAQRHLSSWAMRNTNNHNSRILKKSCLGVVVCSNDCSAADGRKIYLRPAICDKARQKQQRKCCPNCSGPLKLISCRGHGGYPVTNFWRHEGPFIFFQSKGAHDHPRPETKLEAEARRSIQKAQTAVSPTSPRLKRCREVESLTGEMQSQEAWPLLLSNQENYISPCSFNGHLLDKNPQEQINSCLSLAKNCGFGRSPYLTEHSQDIGSDKYYEKCKEIGSREHDSRDLSGPSVCNMYADYRKPQPWNKNTTLERNPCTDKCCNGSTLSLADLHCEIVSPQNCMDSSIQHVPNIPPTTKAGYQPSRPNPGLSGDDFYEGKLHVNYNSSYIPSSFYHLSSEDPYLIMNSAHHHQQPSPLTKGNEWDFEEERKYTNLDYCNSEMIFSLYPLR, encoded by the exons ATGCTGAAAGCTGCAGATGACATTATGGACCAGGAGGATTCTACTTCTCAAAGTGGAGAAATGACAAGCTGGGATATCAATGACATCAAACTGCCTCAG GATGTGAAACAAACAGATTGGTTTCAGGAATGGCCAGATTCCTATGTAAAGCATATCTATAGCTCGGATGATAAAAATGCTCAGAGGCACCTGAGTAGCTGGGCAATGAGAAACACCAATAACCACAACTCGCGCATCTTAAAAAAGTCTTGCCTTGGAGTAGTGGTCTGCAGCAATGACTGCTCAGCCGCAGATGGGAGGAAGATCTATCTGAGACCAGCCATATGTGATAAAGCCaggcaaaagcagcaaa GGAAATGCTGTCCAAACTGCAGTGGACCGTTAAAGCTTATTTCCTGTCGAGGCCATGGTGGGTACCCTGTCACCAACTTCTGGAGGCATGAAGGGCCATTCATATTTTTTCAG TCTAAGGGGGCCCATGATCACCCCAGGCCAGAAACAAAACTAGAAGCGGAAGCAAGAAGATCAATACAAAAAGCACAGACAGCTGTTTCTCCCACCTCTCCAAGACTAAAAAGATGCCGGGAGGTTGAG tCCCTGACAGGTGAGATGCAAAGTCAAGAAGCTTGGCCTTTACTTCTTTCCAATCAGGAAAACTACATATCACCCTGTAGTTTTAATGGACATTTACTAGACAAAAACCCTCAAGAGCAAATAAATAGTTGTCTGTCTCTTGCCAAAAACTGTGGTTTTGGAAGATCCCCTTACCTAACAGAACACTCTCAGGACATAGGATCTGACAAATACTATGAGAAGTGCAAAGAAATTGGCAGCAGGGAGCATGACAGTAGAGACCTGTCTGGACCTTCTGTGTGCAATATGTATGCTGACTATAGAAAGCCACAACCCTGGAATAAGAACACTACCCTAGAAAGGAATCCATGTACTGACAAGTGTTGCAATGGCTCTACTTTATCTTTGGCTGATCTGCATTGTGAAATCGTTTCTCCACAAAACTGTATGGACTCCAGTATCCAACATGTTCCCAATATACCACCTACAACAAAGGCTGGCTACCAACCTTCCAGGCCTAACCCAGGCCTGTCTGGAGATGATTTTTATGAAGGGAAATTGCATGTGAATTACAACAGCAGCTACATCCCTTCCTCTTTCTACCATCTCTCTTCGGAGGATCCCTACCTCATTATGAATTCTGCACATCACCATCAACAGCCTTCACCACTCACGAAAGGAAACGAATGGGACtttgaagaagaaagaaaatacaccaATCTGGATTACTGCAACAGTGAAATGATTTTTAGTCTCTATCCTTTACGATGA